A window of Sedimentibacter sp. MB31-C6 genomic DNA:
GTGTAAACAATGTACATCGGAATTTCACCAGCTGGACTATCTTGTCCAGTAGCGATTAAAGATTCAACAACAGTAAAACCTGGTCCAATCATATAGCCAGAAAAGCCTACAAAACAAATATCTGCAAGGATTTCTAATGGCTTACTCAATTTTGGAATAAAATGTTCTAACATATCTATTCGCATATGAGAGCCATTTTTAATTCCATAACTTATGCCGACAAAGACCATCCAAATAAATAGGTATCTAGATACTTCTTCTGACCACGCCAATGAAGATTTGAAAACATATCTCATGATTATCTGAATACCCATTATAACTACAATACCCCAAAGGGCTGTAGACATAATTTTTTCTTCTAAATTTTCGTCTAACCATTTTAAAACTTTCATATA
This region includes:
- a CDS encoding TRAP transporter small permease, which encodes MKVLKWLDENLEEKIMSTALWGIVVIMGIQIIMRYVFKSSLAWSEEVSRYLFIWMVFVGISYGIKNGSHMRIDMLEHFIPKLSKPLEILADICFVGFSGYMIGPGFTVVESLIATGQDSPAGEIPMYIVYTGLLVGFFLVFFRIIQKYIMKLLQKKSVKGAE